The DNA sequence GATGACCACCCACACGAGCGACGTGCCCACCACACAGCAGACCACGGCTATGATCACGACACCCACAGTGGCCCATCCGTCATCGTCTAATGATGGGGCAGTCATTTGAGGGGAGTCGCAGGTAGGAGTGGGGATCACACTGAGGCGCACATTGCCTCTCTCAGTGCCAAGGGTGTTAGACATCTCGCACGTGTATTTCCCAGCGTCGCTGACATCCGAGTCCACGATAATCAGCAGCTGGTTGCCTGCTGCAAAAAAGTGCCTTTCTGTTACCACCAAGGGGCTGTCATCCTTGGTCCAGTTCAGCCTGGGGGGAGGGCTCCCTCCAGCAATGCACTGCAGGACAGCCGTTTCTCCCTTGGTTACAGTCCGGTCTAACAGGGGCCGCAAAAATGATGGCGTTTCTGAAATGACAAGTTATGCTTTCAATTTCCTAGGTGAAATTCAGTTTCCATATCATAAGACCTAGAATTTGAATTTATTCAAATTGAAACCTAAAATTTTATTCTCCCACAACTTCTTAGAAATGCTTTTTTAAGGGCCTAAACATATACAACATTTGGGATTTCATTATTCTGTTGTCATTTACTCATAACACCAGTTAAGGataatatttactaattttttgtcTCAACCTCCTTCACTCTTgccaaaattagaaaattgaagGTGGGTGGGGGATAGGGGAAgcagaatctttttttaaaaaatagaaagtataaaaataatttcaggcaCAAGATATGTTGATggataaaatattcagaatgcctaagttcttaaaataaaactttataggGCCAGATGCCTAGGCCTATACTAAAATTCTGACAATACTTTATGTGTATTATTAGGTATCTTAATAGGTTACTTTAACTATTTCCAAGATACATGAATGATAAATgtgctcaaatttttaaaaagcatttgtttatgtaaaagataaaaaagaactCTGATTTCCAGAATGGTACGGCAGTCTGAGAAAATAGAGTAGGTCCTTCCCAACGTGTtgctacatttattttcttgcatgTTCTTTATAGTGTTAAGACTACGTGTAGAGACTGCACATAGAGCGTGGGAGGGTGATCCCTTCAAAAAGGGAAAGCATCAAAGCTTTTACTCATGCCCTCTCCTCGCAATGCAGGGGCGGATTCATCTCACCTGTCACAGACTTGAGGATGGAAGGCACTCGCCGACTTCAAAGCTTCTAAGAGGCCACTTGTTCTTTTTAGGGAATGGCAGTGCCCTACTGTGCTACGGATCTTCATCTCTCATGCTCACAACTTTTGGTACTTAGGGCCTTTGGGTGAATTAGTATCTTCAAGACTGATTTATACTACAGAGTCCTAAAAAATTCACCTACCTAGGACAGTCAGAGTAGCATTCGCAGAAATGCTTCCCGCACTGTTTTGAGCTGTGCAGCTATACACCCCGATGTCCTCTATCTTCACATCCACAATGAAGAACACGTCGTCCTCGGGCATCACATGCATGCGTCTCTCCCTGGCAGCTGGGAAGTCTGTGCCCCCATCCTTCTGCCAGGCGATCTGCGGGGCCGGGTGTCCCACGGCAGCACACTCCAAGCGCGCCATGGCCCCGGCTCGGATGGTGAGGTCCATGGGGGTCTTGGTGAAAGAGGGAAGCactgaaaccagaaaaacaacacGGACATTAGCATTATGGGGTTTTAGAGATTCACTTGccttaccttttattttttcatttgatatttacAAATGTCCCTAACATAGATAAGGCAGGGATTATTTCCAATATCAAGACAAGGAAACGAAAGTTGAGATGAAAAGATTAAaagacttgctcaaggttacacagaTACAGAAATGACGGAGTCAAGATGAAACACAGGTCATCCGATCCTTAGTCTGAAGCTCTTCGCTGTTTTCTGGCCACCTTTTAGATTCCCCAATAATGAACTGTGAGGTCCTGGGCATATCAATTGATCTCTTTGTACCCTGACCACTCACTTCATCCGTTTTTTAAAGTCCCTCCTGGTGGCTCTAACATGACTTTAAGACATGTGTTTTCTCCTACAATTTAAACTCAAAACTGTTCTCTGTGCCAGGCCTCAGAAATTATTTGTGGAGTGAATGCATTAATAAATCATATCCAAAATATTCTCTCATGGCAAATACAAATAGTTAAACGACAAAGTGGTGAGTACCCTACAGTGAATTGTATGCCTTCCACACAAAGCAAACGATACACTTTTATCAACAGTAGCTAACATGGAttgcatttactgagcactaccTGTATTCCAGGCATTTTGATAAGTCCTTTACatacactattttatttaatgatcATAATACCTCCATACGAGGTAGGCCCCTTTATCTCTAATTGTCAGATGTAGAagtggaggcagagagacattCTGTAACCTGTTGAGAGTCATACAGCCAGAAGCAAGACTGGAAGGACTCACACCCAGATCTCTGAATTAAAGACAGTGTGCATTTAACTCTATACTTTGTGGCCTCCCACATCAGCATAGTATGTGGTGAGCTCCCAAAGAGCAAAACCTGTCTGGTTCATGTCTGTGTCACCTATCACACTGAGTACAGTGTTGTCAATACAGTAACTGCTGGCTTAGACATAGATAATCAAGAATCTTAATTTTGTGGAGTGAGAAGTGGGAATAGGAAGAGTCAGGTGGGGAACTGTCAGAGGCAAGGATGGGGTTAAGAACGAGAGGGAGAGGAACACAGgtgctttctgtttctaagagTCGTCTTTAAATGCTAAAGGAAAAGTCAGATCACATACTATTTACTGTAAGCTTGGCTTTGACAGAGTAGGATGAGCCGAAGTGATTGGAGATGACACACTGATATTTCCCTTCACTGGCAAATTCCACATTGCGCAGTCGAAGAATGGTGGTATACTCCATCACCTCGCCACCTTGGGCCCGGAGGTGTGCATAATTTTCCATTTCAGCGTCATGGAGTAGTTCATTGTCTTTTTTCCAAGCAAAAGTCATTGGGGAGTCACTGCTGCTGGCAGCTGAGCAGATGAAACTCAAATTGGAGCCTTTGATTGCTGACTGTGTTTCTGGCTGAACCGTGATCTGGGGTTTGGGAAAATCATCTGTTCAAAAcgaagaggaggaaacaaaacCATGTTAAGGCTCAAGAGTCCAAATGCTGCTCAAATTTGAACAccaagaaatgcaaaacaaatagCTGCTTAGGCTTTACCCTTTCTGTGTGCTTTACAAACACACTGGAAGTCCCAGTGTTGAAATGATACCTTGGGAGAGTGTTTAGAAAGTAACTCATTCATTTCAAATAGATACAGAGACCTACTTATCAATCATTATTATCTGAGAGGAGACTTATTTTGGAACTATCAGAAAAGGCATAGTTTATTCCAGACCCCTTGTGCTTTGTATAAATATAAGAAGACAGCAGTTAAAAAAACTTCCAAGTTCATGGATCATCATCTTTAAATGCTACCATCAGGAACGATAACTGTCCCTATGTTCTCCATAAATAAGGAACagcaaaattaagaaatcaaacaCCAGTTGTGATTAATCGATATCACTAAAGATAGCAATTAACACCCCATTCACCAAAACCAGAATCAATGCGAAAAAGCAGTAATTCAGGtagaacaaaaaaaacaaaaatcctgtaGCAAACAAAGAAGCATCTCCGAAACTAACTGTAAGACCCTGGCTTCGGCCTCGAGTTTTGAGCAGCCAATCAATCATGCCTCTGTGCTACCCTGTCAAGGCTACGTTATAATTAGTGCTAAGCAACTCTTTCATTCTACACAGTTATTTTTAGTTCTCTGTTACTTTTTGgaaatgtttacctttttgaaCTTTAGTTTTTCAGAGATGGTCTAAACTCAGAAGGAAACATCTTGGATCTATCAAAGTGTATTATTTGGGTACtctgaaaaaataacttttatatgtaaaaataggGTATATGGAACACTGTGATAATGCCAATGCTGCTATATTTCAATGCTATGCCTTCATGTTGTAATCAAGGTAGTTTCTTCTTTGGTATTATTCTAAAATTCTCATCTGATAAATCAATGTTCAGATTCACAATAAAGCAAGTGAAAAAAAACTATGGATACTATATACGTATGTCTCAAAGTAATAGGGAGTTCATATCCTAGGACCGGAACTGTGAAATAAGGACCATGGGAAAGGAACAGCGCAGGCCCCTACAGATGAATGCCAAAAGCTCATTCGGATCCAAAAACTACATCAGAGGTTTTATTTCCAGAAACTGTTGGCTCTGTTCAATGCTGcaatctaaaaaaatatattggagacaaagcaattttaagtaaattttcaaATGCCCATGTAAAATAAGGTTATTAACATCTGAACACATActtaaatgtaaacaaattttggttttatattttatacgcacatttatttttacaaggGTCTCCACGGCAGCTAATAGTAACAGCAGTGCAGTGCAGTAGACAGAAAACTGCACTAAGAGatggaaattttttcttttttaaaagcaagatctGCTACTAACTAGTTATGTGAACTGTGGGTAAGTAGACTTCTAATGCTGAGATTCTTGGATGCTAAAACAAGGGACCTTAaaattattcatgataaattCAAATGTCCTATTACCTGTAATGCTTTACCCACCAACAGTTAATTTTTTAGGAACCCATAGATCATTAGCTAATGATTTTCTCTTTCATGTGAGCCTCTCAACAAGCCCCAGTGTTCAGAAGAGCAGATATCACAGTCCCTATTTCATGCACACAGAGATTAAGATGTAGGGAATTTAAGTTAAATGGAAGGGCTGGGATGATCCTTCAGTTCTCCCaagatccaatttcattctctttccacCAAACCACCCTGATGCCAAAACAAAGATGAAGCAATTTTAGAAAACTctctttcccatctgtaaaattaaaacagcaaacTATAGATCCATTTTTTGTCAACCTCAGCAGAAACAAAAGCTTTATGTAAAAGAACATAAATCTATTCAAAACCATTATTTGGAtaaattgggaggaaaaaaagaatgaataaaaagcaagGGGAACACGTATACTTACCACACACAAAGCCATCTGGGCTAACAGCAAAGATACTTCTTCCTTTTAACAGCTGAGGATGGGCACAACTGGCATTTACAAAGGTCTGAAAGTTGTTTTCTGCCACCCACTGTGGGAGCCATTTTAGTTGGCAATCACACAAAAGGCTTGATGTATTTAAATGCCTGAGGAGAGTAATTACATTCAATTTGTTCTGTATGAAATGCAGATTTCTACAAGTAAACTAAATCCAAGTAAATAGTAATAAAGCAAtcaatttggaaattaaatacaCATATCCTATGTAACAAATATTCTATAGTCCATCTTAAAATgcaagaaatgattttttttgttggtgTTCTTATTGTCCCACTGAGACAGAAGTGTTGATATATCAAAAATATCTTGCAACTAAAAAATGGCTACTATATTTAGGCACTGTACTATATTTGGTCCCACAAATTTAAGTTGCAAAttcaagacagaaagaaaaacctcCTGATGTTAACAAAGGAAACAACTAACAAACCCCTTTTGTTTTCTGGTATACAAATTAAGTAATGTTAAGAATTTGCTGGACACTTTTCATAGACACATAATCTAGGATGATACCATATGACAGTTTTCCCCTCTATGCTATATTTGAAATTcttggcagaaaaagaaaagcttacaATTGTTgaagtttcttcatttgtgaaaatgCATTGCCTTGTAAAGACATGATTGCGTTGTCACTCAGGTCTCTGAAAGACAATTGAATCAAATGCATCAGAACAAACTATGGTCATTTTGTGCTTTCAGGCTAAGTCTGGATCCACAGGGCCAGCCCTATTCACAAAACTGTGTGTGCAGAAATACATGAATGGGGCAACTGCGATGGAATCCACTACAGAGCGTGGGCTGAAGAACGAGAGTATCTGTATCAGAGACAGGTTCTGTTACAGtggaagtgttttattttatccaCTTATAGGTTATTTGACTCATTAGGATGCAAGCTATGctgctatattattttattgtatttctcatTATTCAAATTAGCAACTATTAGTAACatctaaatacataaataaaattcctCATtaatcatgctttttaaaaacatcatttataCAATACTTTCTGTGGTACTCAGTTAAGTGATTTACATGTATTATTGTTCCTACAGCAACCCAAGAGAAAATTACTAGCTAGCTCAGCAAGAAAGGGGAAGGTAAGAGTTGAAACAatcattttcaatttcaaaacCTATGCTTTTTAACCACTAGCCTACATCTGCCATGCACGGCTCACTAATGTGAAGGCAGGAAGATGTTCAGACAAGATGTACTTGTTAAAACAAATATACACTTCAGGCTGGACGTTTATACAATGAGAGAATATGTGgggctgcttttctttttaactggcAGATAGAAGCAGTTTGAATTAAAGTATTCACCACAATGATGACTACTCTGTCTTCCTTTGCAGGGGTCAGAGTATACAAAGGCGATACTGAGACaagaggcaggaaaagaaagagagaaccaGACATGGGTAGAGAGAAAGCTGGGAGAGTCAAGGGAGgtttaaggaaactgaagcagagatTAATACTCTactgatccagtaattccactttcCCAGAAATGGAATGGGCCAGATGACAAACCCCTTTGGCtagttttcctttgaaaataatcTGTTTCAGTAAGTACAGCAACATGGGTCCGCCTTTCCAAAACTCAGCTTTGCACAATCATCCTAGTACAATGTGAACTGCTGCAATGTTAGTAAGGTTAGCAATCCAGATCTCCCTCAAACCGGTGCAGTCAGAAGATAACAGGGTGGCTTACAGATAACAGCTAAATCTTCTATAGCACAAATGAGAACACAAaccaaatgtatattttaaattgtaactTATGTCCAAGTCAATAGACAGTAAAAACTTTTGGCTACAAGCATTCTTTAATAGAGTAGACATAGTATATTATTACTTTGTACAAGTGCTAAGCAGCTGGTTGTGTAAGTCTAAACATGGTGCCCACGCAGGGTCTGACACCTATGAAGGTTATCTAGTTTTCCTCTCCTAGTAGTTGAAAATTCCTAGTGGCTGAGATCCTCAGTGTCATTTCAGAAATGTGTGCCAGGAGTTACTAGGAATGGGGGCAGAGATCACCTGGTGTGATGCAGGGACACTGTGAAGGCTGAAGCAGCTCTGGTTTGAGTCCTGCTTCTGCCAGTTGCTAACTGATGGGTcagtaacaaaagaaaacaagaaagagaacaaTGGAGGGGATGGATGATACATGCTATAATTagacaacagcaataaaaaaactaacaaaaattctCAAAGTAGTATTAAAACCCTCCTTATGTCAGTCACATTTAGGCATTGTGGGAAATCGTCTCTTTTGATCTTTAAAATCCAAGTCAGCTTCTTACCTGTCCAATGGAATCAATGAACTCTAAGGACCTCTCTTAACTTAAAGATACTAATAGCTACTGAATAGTAttcttgtaaggattaaatgagacaacatatataaatatgtagcaTGATGCTCAACATGTAGTGGGTGCACAAcgtgtgggtttttttaattaaatatatcactactgcagaaaaacaaataaagccCATTAACGAAATACAGCAACATCCttaaacacaaaggaaaacatataCTTGTATACTTCCATATAGACAGGTAAATAGGTAGGTAGGCAGACAGGAtcagaaagagatggagagatagATGATAGGGAGATgcgtaaatatattttatggtacTGGGAGGATGCCAACAAAATTACATTCTAGTTTATCTTTCATGACACATAAATAACCATCTTTTATTGCCTTTAGGGTAACTAAATTTCAGCTACTCACAGATGTTCTAATGCATCCAAACCAGTGAAGGCTTTTTTGGTAATAGATCGTATCCGGTTTCCCTGGagtattctggaaaaaataattatgatggaatagttaatttaaaaagccatttcGGGGGTGGAACTCTATAAtcagaattgctttttaaatcatttgtgaACAATTCTATTTTCTTCAATTAAACAATATACCCTGTAAAAATGTATCCACACCATCTATTTCAATAATATAGTTTAAAATGGTTTGCAAAGCATTCAACAAAGAGCCCAACAAAAATAGGTATTCAATAAGTTATTCTGCTGATTAAATCAAAACACTGTTTTTCAAAGTCCTTTTAGGAATAGGCAGAAACTATCTCAAGCAAATTATCTCAGAactctaaaaaagaaagcagatgatGGGGGaggttttctccttctcctctgtgGATACCTTCATCACCCACAGGAGTCTGGGGCTATATGGAACTCGATTTGGAAACTGCTGGCTTAAAACGTGTGATTTGGCCATCTGCAAGACCATTTTATGCCGAACTGTATTTTCACCCTGTACCACTTGGAACCTACTGCGGCATTATCAACAGACACTAGACCACTCCATTTAAAAGTTCCTGTGCACCAGTGAAGATTTCAAAATGTTGAAGGTGGTAAGTGCACTGCCTTTTACACATGATAATCCCAAAAGTCTAAGCACACAGAATAGTTAAAAATTCTTGTCTAGATATTAAAATAAGTTACACAAATTAAAGTGTTGAATAAAAAGCTTATATGCAAGGAAgaaaagctaattaacatacctcCTGTATAACGAACAGCACTCATCTGGGGAAAGGACAAAGGGTCACAACCAGACTAAGCACCTATTTCTCATCTCTTACTAATGTCAACTTGTGGAGCTGACTCCAAGGAAGACAGAATTTTTAAGTCTAAGAGTGAGCCACGTTTAGGAGGCACATCATACTCACAGCCGCCTCAGTTTATCAAGCCCAGAGAAAGCACCATTCATGTCTTCAATAGTCCAGGAAATTTCGTTGTTCTTCAGgtccctaatttaaaaaaaagtaattatcttTAGGGAAATGCTCAGAAAGCTAAGATGACCCCCCGAGTGGCACACAACTTGTAACAAATTCCTTCTCTGTATCATCTCCGCCCCTTCCCAAGTAATCGAAAGCTTCTCTCTTCAGCAGTGCCTCTTACACCCTTGCCCAGATCCCTCAACaacattttaagtttttgccCAAAATCAGGACAGCTGACTCTGGCTCTATTAATTCTTCTATCAAGATGACTCAATTCTGAAAGACttgaaaagtatgaaaaatatattaaactttaaaaCCACTGCTCCAACCACACGAGCAGGAGTGCGCCAAAGCACACAGCATGTCTTTCAATTCTGTAAGGCTTCCAATAGTGAACGGAGCAGAAGTTTCTGACAGAGCAGAAACCAAAAGCCCATTGCACAACATTAAATTAACATTTGAGAGATTTTTCAAAGGTCAGTTAATTCAACTCTCTCTTATTTCTCTTAGGACAGAGATCAGGTTGTGGATGTAACTGGCATGATAAACAAGTACCTTCCCTGACTGTCCTTTGTATGTATCTTTTTTCTCTGAGTAATActtaatgtgtattttataaagaaaaaaactagtgGATTTAAAATGGTTTCCCTCTTAAGCAGTTACCAACTTCCTGGAGATTCTAAGAAGGCTAATTGTAATCACCAAAACAATCTGATCACTGTCCTTTTTAATCCCTTTACGAAACACACATGGATGAAATGGATCCATTTTAATCAAACTGATCTGGGAAAGATTAAGACACTACTTCGGAGGCTGTATACATTTCCTTGACAACAAAGGAAATCTGCTTAGAGAAAAGTGGGCACATTTAGGAACCAATTAGGTTCCTGTACTGAGAGCAAAATGTGTAACTTACAGAGTCTTTAAACTGGAAAGGCCCCGGAAGGCACAGTCGGCAATGTAGCTGACTCTGTTGTTCCCGATGTGCAGTGTATTTAATAAGCTCAGGCCAAGGAAGCTTGAATCATCTAACCTCGATAAGTGGTTGAAAGTTAGGTCCctgcaaagaaaaaaggaataaaaaaataatagtaatagttttaatttttcaattcaatacaatgatttgttttctaaaagatAGGTAAATACATGTAAGCTACaataatccttattttaaaatgctgcctTAATAATACTCAGATAAACATTATTTCTAATctcactaatttaaaaaaattcttcacgCAAAAATAACCATCATCGCTTTTGTCAACGTAGCACAGAACCGAAAACAGCATAGTTGGCTTCAACTTATCAGAACAAAAATATGACTAGGTTGCATGTGAACAAAGCTGTCACCTTGGAAACTTTGTTATGAAAATTTCACAGATCAGTGGTAAGAAGCTCATGCTCTGGCATGATCTCTGCTCTCAAACCTGAGGAGAATAAAAGGCAACTCACAGCTCGCTGAGCTTCTGGCAGAACTCCCAGGCATCAGGGCTGATCCTGTTGATGGCATTTTGGCTGAGATGAAGTTCCTGCAGCATCAGCAAGCCGTAAAGCCAACCTTTGGTAATCTCTGTTAGGTTATTATGGTCCAGCTGCCTACAGTTACAATAAGAATCAAAAGCAGAAGCAAAAGTTCATTATCTAGTCTCTTCAAAGCAGACATATGATTACAACCTACTACATATTCCTATTGTTACTAGATGTTTAGCTTTTGTAATATAAagagattggaaaaaa is a window from the Eulemur rufifrons isolate Redbay chromosome 16, OSU_ERuf_1, whole genome shotgun sequence genome containing:
- the LRIG3 gene encoding leucine-rich repeats and immunoglobulin-like domains protein 3 → MGAPTIRAPAAALGLLLCAVLGRAGQAESGGRGALGQSPGVAAERQCPAPCRCLGDLLDCSRQRLARLPDPLPSWVARLDLSHNRLSSIKASSMSHLQSLREVKLNNNELETIPNLGPVSANVTLLSLAGNRIVEILPEHLKEFQSLETLDLSSNNISELKTAFPPLQLKNLYINSNRVTSVEPGYFDNLANTLLVLKLNRNRISAIPPKMFKLPQLQHLELNRNKIKNVDGLTFQGLGALKSLKMQRNGVTKLMDGAFWGLSNMEILQLDHNNLTEITKGWLYGLLMLQELHLSQNAINRISPDAWEFCQKLSELDLTFNHLSRLDDSSFLGLSLLNTLHIGNNRVSYIADCAFRGLSSLKTLDLKNNEISWTIEDMNGAFSGLDKLRRLILQGNRIRSITKKAFTGLDALEHLDLSDNAIMSLQGNAFSQMKKLQQLHLNTSSLLCDCQLKWLPQWVAENNFQTFVNASCAHPQLLKGRSIFAVSPDGFVCDDFPKPQITVQPETQSAIKGSNLSFICSAASSSDSPMTFAWKKDNELLHDAEMENYAHLRAQGGEVMEYTTILRLRNVEFASEGKYQCVISNHFGSSYSVKAKLTVNMLPSFTKTPMDLTIRAGAMARLECAAVGHPAPQIAWQKDGGTDFPAARERRMHVMPEDDVFFIVDVKIEDIGVYSCTAQNSAGSISANATLTVLETPSFLRPLLDRTVTKGETAVLQCIAGGSPPPRLNWTKDDSPLVVTERHFFAAGNQLLIIVDSDVSDAGKYTCEMSNTLGTERGNVRLSVIPTPTCDSPQMTAPSLDDDGWATVGVVIIAVVCCVVGTSLVWVVIIYHTRRRNEDCSITNTDETNLPADIPSYLSSQGTLADRQDGYVSSESGSHHQFVTSSGGGFFLPQHDNSGTCHIDNSSEADVEAATDLFLCPFLGSSGPVYLKGNVYGSDPFEAYHTGCSPDPRTALMEHYEPSYVKKKECYPCSHPSEESCERGLNNPGWPSHVRKLLNTSYSQNEGPGMKNLCLNKSSLDFSTSPEPASVTSSNSFMGTFGKPLKRPHLDAYSSLGQQASDCQPRAFHLKAHSSPDLDSESEEDGKERTDFQEENHICTYKQTLGNYRTPNFQSFDLDT